Proteins from a genomic interval of Osmia bicornis bicornis chromosome 13, iOsmBic2.1, whole genome shotgun sequence:
- the LOC114872615 gene encoding dynactin subunit 6, whose protein sequence is MSSSVSRRTNLKISAGALVCEESILKGDITIGPKTVIHPRASIIAEAGPIIIGEGNIIEEMATITNRLPADAPELTTVRVQIIGNYNVFETDCTCEAFKVGDNNILESKAHVAREVELTNGCVIGASCSLTESETIPENTIVYGSQCQRREMYDKPFPQIGQLEFLLKILPNYHHLRKPNVKATKSEGGS, encoded by the exons ATGAGCTCATCAGTCAGTCGTCGTACAAA TCTAAAGATATCGGCAGGAGCCTTAGTATGCGAGGAAAGTATTTTAAAGGGAGACATCACTATTGGACCAAAAACTGTGATTCACCCAAGAGCAAGTATCATTGCAGAAGCTGGCCCAATTATCATCGGCGAAGGGAATATTATTGAGGAAATGGCAACTATAACAAACAG ATTACCAGCAGATGCTCCAGAGTTAACAACAGTTCGAGTGCAAATAATAGGTAATTATAATGTATTTGAAACAGATTGTACCTGTGAGGCATTTAAAGTTGGAGACAACAATATTCTGGAGAGCAAAG CACATGTTGCTCGTGAAGTTGAGCTAACAAATGGTTGTGTTATTGGAGCATCATGCTCGTTAACAGAATCAGAAACAATTCCCGAAAATACCATAGTTTATGGTAGCCAATGTCAACGCAGGGAGATGTATGATAAACCATTT CCTCAAATAGGTCAGTTGGAATTCTTATTAAAAATCCTACCAAATTATCACCATCTTCGTAAGCCTAATGTAAAAGCAACTAAAAGTGAAGGGGGctcataa
- the LOC114872605 gene encoding protein phosphatase methylesterase 1 isoform X3, translating into MSSLQKSVLKSKLPPSGVNYGVSTSRVSKSKGFQRKRDYDPVQWCPYFDESEDVKIGNNTFHVYTKGTEGPTLVLLHGGGYSALTWAEFTKSIMTMVVCKVMAIDLRGHGDTYTTNEEDLSGDTLAEDVAAVIQATLENTPVILVGHSMGGAVAVRAAPLITNLSGLGVIDVVEGTAMDALASMQSFLRSRPSSFSSISQAIEWCVRSGQIRNVQSAKVSVPGQIKNIETNKLATHDIDSLSQSSYECDCEPTIPREDIIQEEEPVNMPPPLPPTTATATRKYVWRIDLSKTEQYWFGWFKGLSTAFLNVPVPKVLLLAGVDRLDRELTVGQMQGKFQMQVLPACGHAVHEDVPDKVAEAIATFMVRHKFAEPASDFPRTFPAC; encoded by the exons ATGTCTTCCCTCCAAAAGTCGgttttaaaatcaaaattaccACCATCAGGTGTAAACTATGGAGTCAGCACTAG TAGGGTTAGTAAATCCAAAGGCTTTCAACGTAAAAGAGATTACGATCCAGTCCAATGGTGTCCATACTTTGATGAATCCGAAGATGTGAAAATAGGGAATAATACATTTCATGTTTATACTAAGGGAACTGAAGGACCTACATTAGTATTACTACATGGAGGTGGATACAGTGCATTAACATGGGCAGAATTCACT AAATCAATCATGACTATGGTAGTCTGTAAAGTTATGGCAATTGATCTTAGAGGCCATGGAGATACATATACAACAAATGAAGAAGATCTGTCTGGAGATACTTTAGCAGA GGATGTTGCAGCAGTTATACAAGCAACATTAGAGAACACTCCTGTAATTCTAGTGGGTCATAGTATGGGTGGTGCAGTAGCTGTTAGGGCTGCACCTTTAATTACCAATCTTTCTGGACTAGGTGTTATCGATGTGGTAGAAGGAACAGCAATGGATGCATTAGCATCTATGCAAAGTTTTCTCAGATCTCGTCCATCCAGTTTTAGTTCTATTTCACAGGCAATTGAGTGGTG CGTGCGAAGTGGCCAGATCCGCAACGTACAATCAGCTAAGGTGTCAGTTCCTGGACAAATCAAAAA CATCGAAACCAATAAATTAGCTACTCATGACATTGATTCTCTGTCGCAATCATCGTACGAATGTGATTGCGAGCCTACGATTCCGCGTGAAGATATTATTCAAGAAGAAGAACCTGTTAATATGCCACCACCGCTTCCACCTACCACTGCTACTGCTACTAGAAAGTATGTTTGGAGGATAGATCTGTCCAAAACTGAACAGTATTGGTTTGGGTGGTTTAAGGGCTTATCAACAGCATTCTTGAATGTACCAGTTCCTAAGGTACTATTATTAGCCGGTGTAGATCGGTTAGATCGAGAACTTACCGTTGGTCAGATGCAAG gTAAGTTTCAGATGCAAGTATTACCAGCATGCGGGCACGCAGTACACGAAGACGTTCCAGATAAAGTAGCAGAGGCAATTGCTACTTTTATGGTTAGACATAAATTTGCGGAACCAGCATCAGACTTTCCAAG AACTTTCCCTGCATGTTAG
- the LOC114872603 gene encoding kelch-like protein 5, producing the protein MSRVNHTVTGMNKGEQEFLFANKEAPGNEHSISRMVSSITASQDENFRVSKHAENSLRVMEKYLHKQQLTDVILIAGSRRFPAHRLVLSAGSEYFAAMFTSSLRESAQNEVELKEVDGDALWALVCYCYTGCIELREDSVETLLATARLLQLNPVVKACCQFLRKQLHPSNCLGIRMFADTQGCTDLLDHAHAYTTKHFMEVTKNQEFLLLSASEVAKLLESEDLNVPSEETIFHALMTWLEHDPENRRKDASKLLSLVKLPLLSPAFIADNIESNEMFRDQRMAQELVMEALKYHLLPERRPLLQSERTKPRKATVGHMLAVGGMDANKGATSIDAFSLRDNVWKPIASMSGRRLQFGAAIVDKKLIVAGGRDGLKTLNTVECFDFTTFNWSTLSPMNVHRHGLGVAVLGGPLYAVGGHDGWSFLDTVERWDPATRQWSSVSPMSIQRSTVGVAVLNDKLYAVGGRDISSCLNTVECYDPHTNKWTPCAPMSKRRGGVGVGVVNGCLYALGGHDAPSTNPNASRFDCVERYDPKTDTWTMVAPMSAPRDVVGVCVLGDRLMAVGGYDGQQYLTLVEAYDPHLNEWEPVAPLKAGRAGCPCVVIKNLTDFGFDN; encoded by the exons ATGTCGAGAGTAAACCATACCGTAACAGGAATGAACAAAGGCGAACAGGAATTTTTGTTCGCGAACAAAGAAGCGCCTGGTAATGAACACAGTATTTCAAGGATGGTTTCAAGCATTACTGCTTCGCAAGATGAAAATTTTCGCGTGTCAAAGCATGCAGAAAATAGTCTTAGAGTTATGGAGAAGTATCTTCATAAGCAACAATTGACAGATGTCATATTAATTGCTG GAAGCAGACGTTTTCCAGCACATCGTCTAGTACTTAGTGCAGGTTCAGAATATTTTGCTGCGATGTTTACTAGTTCTTTAAGGGAATCTGCACAAAATGAAGTTGAATTAAAAGAGGTAGATGGGGATGCATTGTGGGCTTTGGTCTGTTATTGTTATACAG GTTGCATAGAGTTAAGAGAGGATAGTGTAGAAACTCTTTTAGCAACAGCACGGTTGCTACAATTGAATCCAGTTGTTAAGGCTTGTTGCCAATTTCTTAGGAAACAACTCCATCCAAGCAATTGTTTAGGGATAAGAATGTTTGCTGACACACAGGGTTGTACAGATTTGTTAGATCATGCTCATGCATATACTACAAAACATTTTATGGAAGTTACAAAAAATCAAGAATTTTTACTACTCTCTGCTAGCGAAGTTGCCAAATTATTAGAGTCTGAAGATCTTAATGTACCTTCAGAAGAGACTATTTTTCAT GCACTTATGACTTGGCTGGAGCATGATCCAGAAAATAGACGAAAAGATGCAAGCAAACTATTAAGTCTTGTAAAATTACCTTTATTATCGCCCGCG TTTATAGCGGATAATATTGAAAGCAATGAAATGTTCAGAGATCAAAGAATGGCACAGGAATTAGTAATGGAAGCATTAAAGTATCACCTTCTACCCGAACGTAGGCCATTACTCCAGTCGGAACGTACAAAGCCCAGGAAAGCCACTGTGGGTCATATGTTAGCTGTTGGAGGGATGGATGCCAATAAGG GTGCTACTTCTATAGATGCATTCTCTCTAAGAGATAATGTTTGGAAACCAATAGCCAGTATGAGCGGTAGGAGACTTCAGTTTGGTGCTGCTATTGTTGATAAGAAATTGATAGTTGCTGGTGGGAGAGATGGATTAAAAACGTTAAATACTGTAGAATGTTTCGATTTTACAACTTTCAATTGGAGTACATTATCTCCTATGAATGTGCATCGGCATGGGTTAGGTGTAGCTGTATTAGGTGGACCTCTATATGCTGTTGGTGGTCACGATGGTTGGAGTTTTCTTGATACAGTAGAAAGGTGGGATCCAGCTACGCGTCAGTGGAGCTCAGTTTCTCCTATGTCCATACAAAGGTCTACAGTTGGTGTTGCTGTATTAAATGATAA ATTATATGCTGTAGGTGGAAGGGATATAAGTTCATGTTTGAATACAGTGGAGTGTTATGATCCACACACTAATAAATGGACTCCATGTGCGCCTATGTCAAAACGGAGAGGCGGAGTAGGCGTAGGTGTCGTAAATGGATGCCTTTATGCACTGGGTGGACATGATGCACCTTCTACCAATCCCAATGCCAGCCGATTCGATTGTGTTGAAAG GTACGACCCCAAAACAGATACATGGACAATGGTTGCACCAATGAGTGCTCCAAGGGATGTTGTTGGGGTTTGCGTACTGGGTGATAGACTGATGGCAGTGGGTGGCTATGATGGCCAGCAGTACCTCACGCTAGTCGAAGCATACGATCCTCATCTTAACGAATGGGAACCG GTCGCTCCTTTGAAAGCTGGTCGAGCAGGATGTCCTTGTGTcgttataaaaaatttaaccGATTTCGGGTTTGACAATTAA
- the LOC114872605 gene encoding protein phosphatase methylesterase 1 isoform X2 encodes MSSLQKSVLKSKLPPSGVNYGVSTRVSKSKGFQRKRDYDPVQWCPYFDESEDVKIGNNTFHVYTKGTEGPTLVLLHGGGYSALTWAEFTKSIMTMVVCKVMAIDLRGHGDTYTTNEEDLSGDTLAEDVAAVIQATLENTPVILVGHSMGGAVAVRAAPLITNLSGLGVIDVVEGTAMDALASMQSFLRSRPSSFSSISQAIEWCVRSGQIRNVQSAKVSVPGQIKNIETNKLATHDIDSLSQSSYECDCEPTIPREDIIQEEEPVNMPPPLPPTTATATRKYVWRIDLSKTEQYWFGWFKGLSTAFLNVPVPKVLLLAGVDRLDRELTVGQMQGKFQMQVLPACGHAVHEDVPDKVAEAIATFMVRHKFAEPASDFPRTFVLTGSHSLR; translated from the exons ATGTCTTCCCTCCAAAAGTCGgttttaaaatcaaaattaccACCATCAGGTGTAAACTATGGAGTCAGCACTAG GGTTAGTAAATCCAAAGGCTTTCAACGTAAAAGAGATTACGATCCAGTCCAATGGTGTCCATACTTTGATGAATCCGAAGATGTGAAAATAGGGAATAATACATTTCATGTTTATACTAAGGGAACTGAAGGACCTACATTAGTATTACTACATGGAGGTGGATACAGTGCATTAACATGGGCAGAATTCACT AAATCAATCATGACTATGGTAGTCTGTAAAGTTATGGCAATTGATCTTAGAGGCCATGGAGATACATATACAACAAATGAAGAAGATCTGTCTGGAGATACTTTAGCAGA GGATGTTGCAGCAGTTATACAAGCAACATTAGAGAACACTCCTGTAATTCTAGTGGGTCATAGTATGGGTGGTGCAGTAGCTGTTAGGGCTGCACCTTTAATTACCAATCTTTCTGGACTAGGTGTTATCGATGTGGTAGAAGGAACAGCAATGGATGCATTAGCATCTATGCAAAGTTTTCTCAGATCTCGTCCATCCAGTTTTAGTTCTATTTCACAGGCAATTGAGTGGTG CGTGCGAAGTGGCCAGATCCGCAACGTACAATCAGCTAAGGTGTCAGTTCCTGGACAAATCAAAAA CATCGAAACCAATAAATTAGCTACTCATGACATTGATTCTCTGTCGCAATCATCGTACGAATGTGATTGCGAGCCTACGATTCCGCGTGAAGATATTATTCAAGAAGAAGAACCTGTTAATATGCCACCACCGCTTCCACCTACCACTGCTACTGCTACTAGAAAGTATGTTTGGAGGATAGATCTGTCCAAAACTGAACAGTATTGGTTTGGGTGGTTTAAGGGCTTATCAACAGCATTCTTGAATGTACCAGTTCCTAAGGTACTATTATTAGCCGGTGTAGATCGGTTAGATCGAGAACTTACCGTTGGTCAGATGCAAG gTAAGTTTCAGATGCAAGTATTACCAGCATGCGGGCACGCAGTACACGAAGACGTTCCAGATAAAGTAGCAGAGGCAATTGCTACTTTTATGGTTAGACATAAATTTGCGGAACCAGCATCAGACTTTCCAAG GACATTCGTTCTTACCGGTTCCCATTCGTTAAGATGA
- the LOC114872614 gene encoding homeobox protein GBX-2, producing the protein MDSNIEETELDVGSASDELESSIAESKLIRRPTPKPFTIESLIGNCGAQKGNCDPTTQGERTNENEEDSDRDREYLYQRHYLATAAASALSPGFGMPLGLYGAWLPMRMYGSGGTSGVPMLPAHTSASYPSHQDLYQSRLSQHLGAGTNHLQGAAYPVACQRSSNHRGSTSFTDSEDDGSIDSPASPAHDLSKSRQGSENGRASADSEDEGGGLSTTGEGHDPTDTMSSNASSNVSPGGSLENGQNTSSTGSSNNKARRRRTAFTSEQLLELEREFHAKKYLSLTERSHIAHALKLSEVQVKIWFQNRRAKWKRVKAGLSGGGVGTGATNMATAGASSRHNGASGQHSGNGTRIVVPIPVHVSRLAVRSHHHHLEKCARPPRVRPTSESPSSSASSSVLGDALGLVNSSINLSGQVQSPLNSGVGIGVGVGLRAFTVPSHRGGLSSSGR; encoded by the exons ATGGATTCTAATATAGAAGAAACAGAGCTTGACGTTGGATCAGCGAGCGACGAACTCGAATCATCGATAGCAGAATCGAAATTAATACGTCGACCGACACCAAAACCATTTACCATTGAGAGTTTGATAGGAAATTGCGGTGCGCAAAAAGGAAACTGTGATCCAACAACTCAAGGAGAGAGAAcgaatgaaaatgaagaagatTCTGATAGAGATAGGGAGTATCTTTATCAAAGACACTACCTGGCGACTGCGGCGGCCAGCGCACTATCCCCTG GTTTTGGTATGCCACTCGGTTTATACGGTGCATGGTTACCGATGCGGATGTACGGTAGCGGTGGGACTTCCGGTGTTCCGATGTTACCAGCGCATACCTCCGCCAGTTATCCGTCGCACCAGGATCTCTACCAAAGTCGATTATCGCAGCATCTGGGCGCGGGGACAAATCATCTTCAGGGTGCAGCTTATCCGGTCGCTTGTCAGCGTTCATCAAACCATCGTGGTTCAACCAGCTTCACAGACAGTGAAGACGATGGTAGTATTGATTCGCCAGCATCACCTGCTCACGATCTTTCGAAATCGAGACAAG GTTCCGAGAACGGTCGCGCTTCGGCGGACAGCGAAGACGAGGGTGGAGGGTTGAGCACCACCGGAGAGGGTCACGACCCAACCGATACCATGTCCAGCAACGCGTCCAGCAACGTGAGTCCCGGtggatcgttagaaaatggtCAAAACACTTCATCAACCGGGTCCAGCAATAACAAAGCCAGACGCAGAAGGACAGCCTTTACTTCGGAGCAATTATTGGAACTCGAAAGAGAGTTCCACGCGAAAAAGTACCTCAGTTTAACCGAGAGATCGCACATCGCTCATGCGTTGAAATTATCAGAAGTGCAGGTGAAAATCTGGTTCCAAAATCGAAGAGCCAAATGGAAGAGGGTGAAGGCAGGATTGAGCGGAGGGGGTGTTGGTACCGGAGCGACCAACATGGCGACGGCTGGTGCTTCCAGCAGACACAACGGAGCCTCTGGTCAACATTCCGGAAATGGTACCAGAATCGTGGTACCCATTCCAGTTCACGTCAGTCGACTGGCGGTCAGAtctcatcatcatcatctgGAAAAGTGTGCCAGGCCACCAAGAGTCAGACCAACCAGCGAGAGTCCATCATCCAGTGCGTCATCGTCTGTTCTTGGAGACGCTCTAGGCTTGGTTAATTCGTCCATCAATCTGAGTGGACAGGTGCAAAGTCCTCTGAACAGCGGGGTTGGTATAGGTGTAGGAGTCGGGTTGAGAGCGTTCACTGTGCCCTCTCATCGAGGTGGACTCAGCTCTTCCGGCAGGTAG
- the LOC114872605 gene encoding protein phosphatase methylesterase 1 isoform X4 encodes MSSLQKSVLKSKLPPSGVNYGVSTRVSKSKGFQRKRDYDPVQWCPYFDESEDVKIGNNTFHVYTKGTEGPTLVLLHGGGYSALTWAEFTKSIMTMVVCKVMAIDLRGHGDTYTTNEEDLSGDTLAEDVAAVIQATLENTPVILVGHSMGGAVAVRAAPLITNLSGLGVIDVVEGTAMDALASMQSFLRSRPSSFSSISQAIEWCVRSGQIRNVQSAKVSVPGQIKNIETNKLATHDIDSLSQSSYECDCEPTIPREDIIQEEEPVNMPPPLPPTTATATRKYVWRIDLSKTEQYWFGWFKGLSTAFLNVPVPKVLLLAGVDRLDRELTVGQMQGKFQMQVLPACGHAVHEDVPDKVAEAIATFMVRHKFAEPASDFPRTFPAC; translated from the exons ATGTCTTCCCTCCAAAAGTCGgttttaaaatcaaaattaccACCATCAGGTGTAAACTATGGAGTCAGCACTAG GGTTAGTAAATCCAAAGGCTTTCAACGTAAAAGAGATTACGATCCAGTCCAATGGTGTCCATACTTTGATGAATCCGAAGATGTGAAAATAGGGAATAATACATTTCATGTTTATACTAAGGGAACTGAAGGACCTACATTAGTATTACTACATGGAGGTGGATACAGTGCATTAACATGGGCAGAATTCACT AAATCAATCATGACTATGGTAGTCTGTAAAGTTATGGCAATTGATCTTAGAGGCCATGGAGATACATATACAACAAATGAAGAAGATCTGTCTGGAGATACTTTAGCAGA GGATGTTGCAGCAGTTATACAAGCAACATTAGAGAACACTCCTGTAATTCTAGTGGGTCATAGTATGGGTGGTGCAGTAGCTGTTAGGGCTGCACCTTTAATTACCAATCTTTCTGGACTAGGTGTTATCGATGTGGTAGAAGGAACAGCAATGGATGCATTAGCATCTATGCAAAGTTTTCTCAGATCTCGTCCATCCAGTTTTAGTTCTATTTCACAGGCAATTGAGTGGTG CGTGCGAAGTGGCCAGATCCGCAACGTACAATCAGCTAAGGTGTCAGTTCCTGGACAAATCAAAAA CATCGAAACCAATAAATTAGCTACTCATGACATTGATTCTCTGTCGCAATCATCGTACGAATGTGATTGCGAGCCTACGATTCCGCGTGAAGATATTATTCAAGAAGAAGAACCTGTTAATATGCCACCACCGCTTCCACCTACCACTGCTACTGCTACTAGAAAGTATGTTTGGAGGATAGATCTGTCCAAAACTGAACAGTATTGGTTTGGGTGGTTTAAGGGCTTATCAACAGCATTCTTGAATGTACCAGTTCCTAAGGTACTATTATTAGCCGGTGTAGATCGGTTAGATCGAGAACTTACCGTTGGTCAGATGCAAG gTAAGTTTCAGATGCAAGTATTACCAGCATGCGGGCACGCAGTACACGAAGACGTTCCAGATAAAGTAGCAGAGGCAATTGCTACTTTTATGGTTAGACATAAATTTGCGGAACCAGCATCAGACTTTCCAAG AACTTTCCCTGCATGTTAG
- the LOC114872605 gene encoding protein phosphatase methylesterase 1 isoform X1, translating to MSSLQKSVLKSKLPPSGVNYGVSTSRVSKSKGFQRKRDYDPVQWCPYFDESEDVKIGNNTFHVYTKGTEGPTLVLLHGGGYSALTWAEFTKSIMTMVVCKVMAIDLRGHGDTYTTNEEDLSGDTLAEDVAAVIQATLENTPVILVGHSMGGAVAVRAAPLITNLSGLGVIDVVEGTAMDALASMQSFLRSRPSSFSSISQAIEWCVRSGQIRNVQSAKVSVPGQIKNIETNKLATHDIDSLSQSSYECDCEPTIPREDIIQEEEPVNMPPPLPPTTATATRKYVWRIDLSKTEQYWFGWFKGLSTAFLNVPVPKVLLLAGVDRLDRELTVGQMQGKFQMQVLPACGHAVHEDVPDKVAEAIATFMVRHKFAEPASDFPRTFVLTGSHSLR from the exons ATGTCTTCCCTCCAAAAGTCGgttttaaaatcaaaattaccACCATCAGGTGTAAACTATGGAGTCAGCACTAG TAGGGTTAGTAAATCCAAAGGCTTTCAACGTAAAAGAGATTACGATCCAGTCCAATGGTGTCCATACTTTGATGAATCCGAAGATGTGAAAATAGGGAATAATACATTTCATGTTTATACTAAGGGAACTGAAGGACCTACATTAGTATTACTACATGGAGGTGGATACAGTGCATTAACATGGGCAGAATTCACT AAATCAATCATGACTATGGTAGTCTGTAAAGTTATGGCAATTGATCTTAGAGGCCATGGAGATACATATACAACAAATGAAGAAGATCTGTCTGGAGATACTTTAGCAGA GGATGTTGCAGCAGTTATACAAGCAACATTAGAGAACACTCCTGTAATTCTAGTGGGTCATAGTATGGGTGGTGCAGTAGCTGTTAGGGCTGCACCTTTAATTACCAATCTTTCTGGACTAGGTGTTATCGATGTGGTAGAAGGAACAGCAATGGATGCATTAGCATCTATGCAAAGTTTTCTCAGATCTCGTCCATCCAGTTTTAGTTCTATTTCACAGGCAATTGAGTGGTG CGTGCGAAGTGGCCAGATCCGCAACGTACAATCAGCTAAGGTGTCAGTTCCTGGACAAATCAAAAA CATCGAAACCAATAAATTAGCTACTCATGACATTGATTCTCTGTCGCAATCATCGTACGAATGTGATTGCGAGCCTACGATTCCGCGTGAAGATATTATTCAAGAAGAAGAACCTGTTAATATGCCACCACCGCTTCCACCTACCACTGCTACTGCTACTAGAAAGTATGTTTGGAGGATAGATCTGTCCAAAACTGAACAGTATTGGTTTGGGTGGTTTAAGGGCTTATCAACAGCATTCTTGAATGTACCAGTTCCTAAGGTACTATTATTAGCCGGTGTAGATCGGTTAGATCGAGAACTTACCGTTGGTCAGATGCAAG gTAAGTTTCAGATGCAAGTATTACCAGCATGCGGGCACGCAGTACACGAAGACGTTCCAGATAAAGTAGCAGAGGCAATTGCTACTTTTATGGTTAGACATAAATTTGCGGAACCAGCATCAGACTTTCCAAG GACATTCGTTCTTACCGGTTCCCATTCGTTAAGATGA